The Lewinellaceae bacterium genome includes a region encoding these proteins:
- a CDS encoding CTP synthase, with the protein MAKYIFVTGGVTSSLGKGIISASLAKLLQARGFTVTIQKFDPYINVDPGTLNPYEHGECYVTDDGAETDLDLGHYERFLNTPTSQANNVTTGRIYQTVINKERAGDYLGKTVQIIPHITNEIKRRMLLLGQSGDFEIVITELGGTVGDIESLPYLETVRQLKRELGSENCLVIHLTLIPYLRAAKELKTKPTQHSVKELLNTGIQPDILVCRTEYPLNNEIREKLALFCNVDIGSVVESIDAESIYDVPLLMLKEKLDATVIQKLKLPDTSSPKLRGWKTFLGKLKNPTYEVKIGLVGKYNELQDAYKSIYESFIHAGAVNECRVIVEPVHSEMLEDDFATVARRLDAFDGVLVAPGFGHRGIEGKIKAIQYLREEKKPFFGICLGMQCAVVEFANNVLGLKGAASVEVDQDTPYPVIDMMEDQKKVTMMGGTMRLGAYACTLEAGSLAYKAYGASEIMERHRHRYEFNDAYRKQMEDAGLKATGINPETGLVEIVELKNHPWFVGVQFHPELKSTVENPHPLFVSFVKAVMAYRRQRN; encoded by the coding sequence ATCCTTATATTAATGTCGATCCGGGTACTTTGAACCCTTATGAACATGGCGAATGTTATGTTACAGATGACGGGGCGGAAACGGACCTGGATCTCGGGCATTATGAAAGGTTTTTGAATACACCGACTTCCCAGGCCAACAACGTCACTACGGGCCGTATTTATCAAACGGTGATCAATAAGGAACGGGCCGGGGATTACCTTGGCAAAACCGTTCAGATCATTCCACACATCACCAATGAGATTAAAAGGCGTATGCTTCTGCTGGGCCAATCGGGTGATTTTGAGATTGTGATTACTGAACTTGGCGGTACGGTAGGAGACATTGAATCATTGCCGTACCTGGAAACGGTGCGCCAGTTGAAAAGAGAGTTGGGGAGTGAAAATTGCCTGGTGATCCACCTGACATTGATCCCTTACCTTCGGGCTGCCAAAGAATTGAAAACAAAACCTACCCAACACTCGGTAAAGGAATTGCTCAATACCGGAATCCAGCCCGACATCCTGGTTTGCCGGACGGAATATCCTTTGAACAATGAAATTCGTGAAAAGCTGGCGTTGTTTTGTAATGTAGATATTGGTTCCGTGGTAGAGTCTATCGATGCGGAGTCTATCTATGATGTGCCCTTGCTGATGCTCAAAGAAAAGCTGGATGCCACGGTGATTCAAAAATTGAAATTGCCGGATACCAGCAGTCCTAAACTAAGGGGATGGAAAACCTTTTTGGGCAAGTTGAAAAATCCAACTTACGAGGTCAAGATCGGGCTGGTAGGCAAGTACAATGAATTGCAGGATGCTTATAAATCGATCTATGAGTCGTTTATTCATGCCGGGGCGGTCAATGAGTGTCGCGTGATCGTGGAGCCGGTGCATTCGGAGATGCTGGAAGATGATTTTGCTACCGTTGCCAGGCGGCTGGATGCTTTTGACGGGGTGTTGGTGGCGCCCGGGTTCGGACACCGGGGCATTGAAGGAAAGATAAAAGCCATCCAATATCTCCGTGAAGAGAAAAAACCTTTCTTTGGTATTTGCCTGGGCATGCAATGTGCCGTGGTGGAATTTGCCAACAACGTTTTGGGACTTAAAGGTGCTGCTTCCGTTGAGGTGGATCAGGATACGCCCTATCCGGTCATTGATATGATGGAGGATCAGAAAAAAGTAACCATGATGGGCGGCACCATGCGTTTGGGAGCTTATGCCTGTACTCTTGAGGCGGGTTCTTTGGCTTACAAGGCTTACGGGGCCTCGGAGATTATGGAGCGTCACCGTCATAGGTATGAATTTAATGATGCTTACAGAAAGCAGATGGAAGATGCCGGGTTGAAAGCCACGGGCATCAATCCGGAGACAGGTCTGGTGGAGATTGTCGAATTGAAGAATCATCCGTGGTTTGTGGGCGTTCAGTTTCATCCCGAGTTAAAAAGTACCGTAGAGAATCCGCATCCGCTTTTTGTCTCCTTTGTGAAGGCGGTTATGGCTTACCGGAGACAAAGGAATTAG